A region of Corallincola holothuriorum DNA encodes the following proteins:
- a CDS encoding 1-aminocyclopropane-1-carboxylate deaminase/D-cysteine desulfhydrase → MAKIDDVHAKLRDLAQASPLMPVPLPLCQRHGITLYCKRDDLIHGEISGNKWRKLKYGLLYAAERELTHLLSFGGAFSNHIAALAAAGHHFGFTTTGIIRGEPDAANPTLKRAAELGMKLHFVDRQTYRRRHEPEYLEQLQRQHRNTLILPEGGSHALALPGVGEILTEIDIEYDSLITAVGSGGTLAGLIAADQGKHQLLGIPVVKDNSLAARIQRLVAEQAPHYQAAPSHWQLLHGYSAGGYGKVPATLQQELIELAQHCPIPLEPVYTGKAFLALMSLIKEGYFPAGHKIIFLHTGGLQGLAGLAYRGLFQMPNTKPN, encoded by the coding sequence GTGGCAAAAATTGACGATGTTCACGCAAAATTAAGAGATCTAGCACAGGCTTCACCACTGATGCCGGTGCCATTACCACTGTGTCAGCGCCATGGCATCACCCTCTATTGCAAGCGCGATGATCTAATCCATGGGGAAATTTCCGGTAATAAATGGCGTAAATTAAAGTATGGCTTGCTCTACGCCGCAGAAAGGGAGCTGACGCATCTGCTCAGTTTTGGTGGTGCCTTCTCCAATCATATTGCTGCGCTGGCGGCAGCCGGTCACCACTTTGGATTTACCACCACCGGCATTATTCGCGGCGAGCCGGATGCCGCCAACCCGACACTCAAACGCGCCGCTGAGCTGGGGATGAAATTACACTTTGTCGATCGCCAAACCTATCGGCGCAGACATGAACCGGAATATCTTGAGCAACTGCAACGCCAACATCGCAATACGCTGATTTTGCCTGAGGGCGGTAGTCATGCCTTAGCATTGCCCGGCGTTGGCGAGATCCTGACAGAAATAGATATTGAATATGACAGCTTGATCACCGCTGTTGGCTCGGGAGGTACGCTTGCCGGGCTCATTGCCGCTGATCAGGGAAAACACCAACTGCTTGGCATACCTGTGGTAAAAGACAACAGTTTGGCAGCACGTATTCAGCGGTTAGTCGCGGAGCAAGCGCCACACTACCAAGCAGCGCCGAGTCACTGGCAGCTGCTGCATGGTTACAGCGCAGGGGGGTACGGAAAAGTCCCAGCAACACTGCAACAGGAGTTGATTGAACTGGCGCAACATTGCCCTATCCCGCTTGAACCTGTCTATACCGGCAAAGCGTTTTTAGCACTGATGAGTTTAATTAAAGAGGGCTATTTCCCCGCCGGTCACAAAATTATTTTTCTGCATACTGGCGGGTTACAAGGCCTGGCCGGATTGGCTTACCGCGGGCTATTTCAGATGCCCAACACTAAGCCAAATTAG
- a CDS encoding GspE/PulE family protein, giving the protein MAQAKLRMRLGDLMVHESIITEEQLTQALQAQRSGGRKLGATLIDLGHLTEEQLLQFLSQQLNIPFIDLQDLRLDPKIAQLLPEVHARRHRALVVQDKGQSLLVAMSDPADLSAQDALAMLLSKPIELAVVKEAQLLEAYDQLYRRTAEIASFANQLGEEYSQTEDFSLGGDGDEEGESSTVARLLQSIFEDAVQVRASDVHLEPDENALRIRQRVDGLLQENILEESRIAAALVLRLKLMGGLDISEKRLPQDGRFNIKVRGHSIDVRVSTMPVQHGESVVMRLLDQSAGLLSMEQTGLPDDLLRRLRHQLKRPHGMILVTGPTGSGKTTTLYGALSELNEPGKKIITVEDPVEYRLPRINQVQVNSKIGLSFSQILRTTLRQDPDIIMVGEMRDHETVEIGLRGALTGHLVLTTLHTNDAVTSALRLIDMGAAGYLVASALRAVVAQRLVRRICDNCGKPHALNDSEKVWLEGLSGFSLTDKVFHKGVGCQSCNYTGYRGRIGVFELLELDDAMMAALRQSDPQQFALAAKRSKGFKPLAEAALDYAFAGITTVDEVLRLAEHVEHIPEAVKVTADAVEG; this is encoded by the coding sequence ATGGCGCAAGCGAAGTTACGCATGCGGTTAGGTGACTTGATGGTGCATGAGTCCATCATAACCGAAGAGCAGCTGACACAAGCGTTACAGGCGCAGCGCAGCGGTGGGCGCAAGCTGGGCGCGACCCTTATCGATTTGGGACACCTGACGGAAGAGCAGCTGCTGCAGTTCTTATCACAACAGCTCAATATTCCATTTATCGATCTACAGGATCTGCGTCTGGATCCAAAAATTGCCCAACTACTCCCTGAAGTACACGCTCGGCGTCATCGTGCGCTAGTGGTGCAGGATAAAGGGCAGAGTCTGTTGGTGGCAATGAGCGATCCGGCAGATCTTAGTGCGCAAGATGCCTTGGCGATGTTGTTGTCCAAGCCAATTGAGCTGGCAGTAGTCAAGGAAGCGCAGTTACTCGAGGCTTACGATCAACTTTATCGGCGGACGGCAGAGATCGCCTCATTTGCCAACCAATTGGGCGAAGAGTACTCACAGACTGAAGATTTCAGCCTTGGTGGTGATGGCGATGAAGAGGGTGAAAGCTCGACGGTCGCGCGCTTGTTACAGTCTATTTTTGAAGATGCGGTGCAGGTGCGTGCATCGGATGTGCATTTAGAGCCGGATGAAAACGCGTTGCGGATCCGCCAGCGGGTGGATGGCCTGTTACAGGAAAATATTCTCGAAGAGTCGCGTATTGCTGCGGCCTTGGTGCTGCGTCTTAAGTTGATGGGGGGGCTGGATATTTCGGAAAAGCGCCTGCCCCAGGATGGCCGCTTTAACATTAAGGTGCGTGGTCACTCCATCGATGTACGTGTCTCTACCATGCCGGTGCAGCATGGCGAGTCGGTGGTGATGCGTTTGCTGGATCAATCCGCTGGCCTGCTGAGTATGGAACAAACCGGATTACCGGATGACCTATTGCGGCGGCTGCGCCATCAGTTGAAACGCCCTCACGGCATGATCCTAGTGACCGGGCCGACGGGTAGCGGTAAGACCACCACTTTGTACGGTGCGCTGAGCGAATTAAACGAACCGGGGAAAAAGATCATTACGGTGGAAGATCCGGTGGAATACCGTCTGCCACGGATTAATCAGGTACAGGTGAATAGCAAGATCGGTTTGAGTTTCTCTCAGATCCTGAGAACCACCTTACGTCAGGATCCCGACATCATCATGGTGGGGGAGATGCGGGATCATGAAACCGTTGAAATTGGTTTACGGGGTGCCTTAACCGGTCACCTGGTGTTAACCACACTGCATACTAACGATGCGGTGACCTCAGCACTGCGTTTGATCGATATGGGCGCGGCTGGTTACTTAGTAGCCAGTGCCTTGCGGGCGGTGGTGGCACAGCGTTTGGTGCGGCGGATCTGTGACAATTGCGGCAAGCCTCATGCTTTAAATGACAGTGAAAAAGTGTGGTTGGAAGGGCTGTCAGGCTTCTCACTGACCGACAAAGTGTTCCATAAAGGGGTCGGGTGTCAGTCCTGTAATTATACCGGTTATCGTGGTCGGATCGGTGTGTTTGAGCTACTTGAGCTGGACGATGCCATGATGGCGGCGTTACGCCAAAGCGACCCACAGCAGTTTGCACTGGCGGCGAAGCGCAGCAAGGGCTTTAAGCCGTTAGCTGAAGCGGCGTTGGATTATGCGTTTGCCGGTATCACCACCGTTGATGAGGTGCTCAGACTGGCAGAGCATGTTGAACATATCCCCGAGGCGGTGAAGGTCACCGCCGATGCAGTGGAAGGTTAA
- the pilM gene encoding type IV pilus biogenesis protein PilM yields MPLGRLFGRKASGERIGIRVSNDTLTLCRFRAGAPHTISAESLSYRSDITFEQTLATGEALPPNASDCQLVVGPSYYHIVQVDRPAVDDAEIAQALSWAIKDLVPIAPENMILDYFELPVQPAGANKLNVVCADIQVLKPMVDGIHAAKLPLSGIAVDELTLPKLFPVTDEAQLLLVQQANEELLLLIVKQGMLFFSRRIRGYDLLVSMTGEELRAGVVDNLSLEVQRSLDYFESQLRQAPVKQIVVALPGDNTPLLLELMSANFFIPVVTFEPEVAISANLNSGELLSFAGVFAAGMGDE; encoded by the coding sequence ATGCCGCTCGGTCGTTTGTTTGGCCGCAAGGCGTCCGGAGAACGTATCGGTATTAGGGTCAGCAATGATACGTTAACTCTGTGCCGCTTTCGCGCCGGAGCACCTCATACCATATCCGCGGAGAGTTTGAGTTATCGCTCAGACATCACTTTTGAGCAAACGCTTGCCACGGGCGAAGCGCTGCCCCCTAACGCCAGTGACTGCCAGCTGGTGGTGGGACCTAGTTACTATCACATCGTGCAAGTTGATCGCCCAGCAGTCGATGACGCAGAGATCGCTCAAGCGCTCTCTTGGGCGATCAAAGATCTGGTGCCTATCGCACCCGAAAATATGATCCTCGATTACTTCGAACTGCCGGTGCAGCCTGCCGGAGCCAATAAGCTCAATGTGGTTTGTGCCGATATTCAAGTGCTCAAGCCAATGGTTGATGGCATACACGCGGCTAAGCTGCCGTTAAGCGGCATCGCGGTTGATGAGCTGACGTTGCCAAAACTGTTTCCAGTGACCGACGAAGCGCAACTGCTGTTAGTGCAACAGGCAAATGAAGAGCTGCTGCTGTTAATTGTGAAGCAGGGGATGTTGTTTTTCTCAAGACGTATTCGTGGCTATGACCTGCTGGTGTCGATGACTGGCGAAGAGCTAAGAGCCGGTGTTGTTGATAATTTGAGCTTGGAAGTTCAGCGTTCGTTGGATTACTTTGAAAGCCAGTTAAGACAAGCGCCAGTGAAACAGATAGTGGTCGCTTTGCCGGGTGACAATACCCCGTTGCTCCTTGAGTTAATGTCTGCCAATTTCTTTATTCCCGTGGTCACCTTCGAGCCTGAAGTGGCGATCTCTGCCAATTTGAACAGCGGTGAGTTACTCAGTTTTGCTGGGGTATTTGCTGCCGGCATGGGGGACGAATGA
- a CDS encoding type II secretion system F family protein produces the protein MPTFEYRGRDSRGGEVKGQIDAANAGAAADLLSQRQVIPLQVKAKAGAAEGSSFDINDLLPSKVSLDDLSLFTRQMFSLSKAGVPILRAINGLAQSSTSKALKAALSDVAQELEGGRTISTAMSQHPKIFSKLFVAIVHVGENTGRLEDAFKQLSGYLELEIETRKRIKTALRYPSFVVIAIVIALVIMNIMVIPAFADMFKQFGAQLPLPTRILIGMSNFFVEYWWALLLGAVTLVSGTIYAINTPKGRWRWDRFKLRMPIVGDIINRSTLARYARSFSLMLQSGVPLTHALNLVADAVDNEFMGQKIRDMRQGIERGESLLRTANSSELFTPLVMQMIAVGEETGRIDELLLDAAEYYEREVDYDLKTLTARIEPILIGVVAGMVLLLALGIYLPMWDMMSAMKGG, from the coding sequence ATGCCAACTTTCGAATACCGAGGACGAGACAGCCGGGGTGGCGAAGTTAAGGGGCAGATTGATGCTGCGAATGCCGGTGCTGCTGCTGATCTGTTATCGCAACGCCAGGTGATCCCACTACAGGTTAAGGCGAAAGCGGGCGCTGCAGAGGGCAGTAGTTTTGATATCAACGATCTGTTGCCGAGCAAGGTCAGCTTGGATGATCTGTCGCTGTTTACTCGTCAGATGTTCTCTCTGAGTAAGGCCGGGGTACCGATACTGCGAGCGATCAATGGGCTGGCGCAGTCATCGACATCAAAAGCACTGAAAGCGGCATTGAGTGATGTGGCGCAGGAGCTTGAGGGCGGGCGTACCATCAGTACCGCGATGAGCCAACATCCCAAAATTTTCAGTAAGTTGTTTGTCGCGATCGTCCATGTGGGTGAAAACACCGGCCGGTTGGAAGATGCGTTTAAGCAGCTTTCCGGCTATTTGGAACTGGAGATAGAAACCCGTAAACGGATTAAAACCGCGTTGCGTTATCCCAGTTTTGTGGTGATCGCCATCGTCATCGCTTTGGTCATTATGAATATCATGGTGATCCCAGCGTTCGCTGATATGTTCAAACAGTTTGGTGCCCAGCTACCCTTACCGACGCGGATTTTGATCGGCATGAGTAACTTCTTTGTCGAGTACTGGTGGGCGTTATTGCTCGGCGCTGTGACATTGGTGAGCGGTACGATTTACGCGATAAATACGCCCAAAGGGCGTTGGCGTTGGGACCGGTTTAAGCTGCGTATGCCGATTGTGGGCGATATTATCAATCGCTCTACGCTGGCCCGTTATGCCCGTAGCTTCTCGTTGATGTTGCAATCGGGTGTGCCACTTACCCATGCATTAAACTTAGTGGCTGATGCGGTCGATAATGAATTTATGGGGCAAAAGATCCGTGATATGCGGCAGGGGATTGAGCGTGGTGAAAGCCTGCTGCGCACCGCCAACAGTTCAGAGCTGTTTACCCCCCTAGTGATGCAGATGATTGCGGTGGGGGAAGAGACTGGACGTATAGATGAACTATTGCTGGATGCCGCCGAGTATTATGAGCGCGAAGTGGACTATGATTTGAAAACACTGACTGCGCGCATTGAACCCATTCTGATCGGTGTGGTCGCAGGCATGGTGTTGTTGTTGGCGCTGGGTATCTACCTGCCGATGTGGGACATGATGAGTGCCATGAAGGGGGGCTAA
- a CDS encoding ExeA family protein yields the protein MYLYHFGLRELPFTLTPNTEFFYGLPAHQEALATLLTALKTGEGFIKVVGEVGTGKTLICRKLLNDLPEHFVTAYIPNPYLSPEELRVAVATELGVRTTGKPDQQQLTQRIQDKLLQLHQQGHSVVLILDEAQALPKESLEALRLFTNLETERRKLLQVVLFGQPELDQRLAGDELRQLRQRITFSYNLRPLNASEVHQYIVYRLRVAGNKSADLITTNIAKQIHRGSRGIPRLINVLAHKALILAYGQGRHYLLAKDVKAAIRDTEEASTGSGLWRWLCMASVSVVALLWGVSSGDWL from the coding sequence ATGTACCTTTATCATTTTGGCCTGCGTGAGCTGCCGTTCACCCTTACGCCTAATACGGAATTTTTTTATGGGCTGCCAGCGCATCAGGAAGCGCTGGCGACGCTACTGACAGCTTTAAAAACCGGTGAAGGTTTTATCAAAGTGGTGGGCGAGGTCGGAACGGGTAAGACGCTGATCTGTCGTAAACTGCTTAACGATCTACCTGAGCATTTTGTTACCGCCTATATCCCGAACCCTTATCTGTCACCGGAAGAGTTAAGAGTGGCGGTCGCCACTGAGCTCGGGGTGAGGACGACAGGCAAACCAGACCAGCAACAGCTCACTCAACGCATTCAAGACAAACTTCTGCAGTTGCATCAGCAAGGGCATTCCGTCGTGTTGATCTTGGATGAAGCACAAGCGCTGCCAAAGGAAAGTCTGGAGGCGCTACGCCTGTTTACTAACTTGGAAACAGAACGCCGTAAGCTGCTGCAAGTGGTGTTATTTGGCCAGCCTGAACTTGATCAGCGCTTGGCAGGTGACGAACTGCGGCAGCTGCGCCAACGTATCACTTTTTCTTACAACCTGCGGCCATTGAACGCCAGCGAAGTGCACCAATACATCGTTTATCGTTTGCGGGTGGCGGGGAATAAGTCGGCGGATTTGATCACGACCAATATCGCTAAACAGATCCATCGTGGCAGCCGAGGGATCCCTCGATTGATCAATGTGCTTGCGCATAAAGCGCTGATCCTCGCTTATGGTCAGGGGCGCCACTACCTGCTGGCAAAGGATGTTAAGGCGGCTATTCGAGATACGGAAGAGGCATCTACGGGCAGTGGACTGTGGCGCTGGCTGTGCATGGCTTCGGTCTCTGTCGTGGCTCTGCTTTGGGGTGTCAGCAGCGGAGATTGGTTATGA
- a CDS encoding PilN domain-containing protein, producing the protein MKQHINLYVDALRPQRESLSLPVVLVFWCLSILFIAGSAIWLNSRLADAQYQLSMTQMTNKQLNQQLAALTQQLQQRQPSSNLVRKKELVTAEHKVKTHLLRELSNREPLKNQGFSQLMLELAKHHDDDVWLSGIKASETNLALTGFTRTSKAVPRWVQGFHQGPRLQKAGFASLSMSRDENQRLLFTLSSLPGESE; encoded by the coding sequence ATGAAGCAACATATCAATCTTTATGTTGATGCCTTACGACCGCAAAGAGAGTCGTTGTCATTGCCGGTTGTGCTGGTGTTTTGGTGTCTCTCTATTTTGTTTATTGCCGGGAGTGCCATCTGGTTGAATTCCCGTTTGGCTGACGCGCAATATCAACTGTCGATGACACAGATGACCAACAAACAACTCAATCAGCAGCTGGCGGCATTGACCCAGCAGCTGCAACAGCGACAGCCATCCAGCAACTTGGTGCGGAAAAAAGAGTTGGTAACCGCCGAACATAAAGTGAAAACCCATTTACTACGTGAGCTAAGTAACCGTGAACCGCTAAAGAATCAGGGGTTCTCACAGTTGATGTTGGAGCTAGCTAAGCACCACGATGATGATGTCTGGTTGAGTGGTATAAAAGCCAGCGAAACTAATCTGGCTTTGACCGGCTTCACCCGCACGTCGAAAGCTGTACCCCGTTGGGTGCAGGGGTTCCACCAAGGGCCAAGATTGCAAAAGGCCGGGTTCGCTTCGCTGTCTATGAGTCGAGATGAAAATCAGCGCTTGCTGTTTACTCTCAGCAGCTTACCGGGAGAGAGTGAATGA
- the gspM gene encoding type II secretion system protein GspM, giving the protein MSQWQQLLTRYHGLSIRERVLILVSGLVLVLFGGYSLFVDPAYLQLRKTQANMVKALDEQSRTQTQIADIEIRLSKDLNELLTQEIEEAELAIRKLDQQLETQTVDLVPAYRMAAVLEQVLDKGKGVKLLALTSKTPIPMLDLVDDSGQQINLYQHGIELQLEGRYFDLMRFIAEVEGLPTRFYWKSFNYQVGTYPKAQLVIELFTLSTSRTFIGS; this is encoded by the coding sequence ATGAGCCAGTGGCAGCAGTTACTTACGCGCTATCATGGATTAAGCATCCGGGAACGGGTGCTCATTCTGGTTTCTGGGTTAGTGTTGGTGCTTTTCGGTGGCTACAGCCTATTTGTCGATCCTGCCTATCTTCAGTTGCGAAAAACTCAGGCCAATATGGTCAAGGCGCTTGATGAACAGTCTCGTACCCAGACTCAGATCGCCGATATTGAGATCCGCCTAAGCAAGGATCTGAATGAGCTATTGACGCAAGAGATTGAGGAAGCAGAGCTTGCTATTCGCAAACTCGACCAGCAGTTAGAAACGCAAACCGTTGATTTGGTGCCAGCCTACCGGATGGCCGCCGTGTTGGAACAGGTGCTGGATAAAGGCAAAGGCGTGAAGCTGTTGGCGCTGACTTCTAAAACACCGATCCCGATGCTGGATCTGGTGGATGATTCCGGTCAGCAGATAAACCTCTATCAACATGGTATTGAGTTACAGCTCGAGGGGCGTTACTTCGATTTGATGCGTTTTATTGCCGAGGTGGAGGGGCTGCCGACACGTTTTTACTGGAAGAGCTTTAATTACCAAGTGGGTACGTATCCAAAAGCCCAACTGGTGATTGAGCTGTTTACCCTCAGTACCAGCCGAACATTTATCGGGAGCTAG
- a CDS encoding MSHA biogenesis protein MshK, giving the protein MKRLFFSLLICASSLAMAATELKDPTRPPGQQRAAVGGGQQAAKPSSLQLQQILFQDEQSLVIINGQQLRTGQKIRGYTVGKISANQVELIRGDKRVKLTLFTTVKQASK; this is encoded by the coding sequence ATGAAACGACTGTTTTTTAGCTTACTGATCTGCGCTTCATCGCTGGCGATGGCTGCCACTGAATTGAAGGATCCGACGCGTCCACCCGGACAGCAGAGAGCCGCCGTTGGCGGTGGGCAACAGGCTGCAAAACCTTCCTCTTTGCAGCTGCAACAGATTTTATTTCAAGATGAGCAAAGCTTGGTCATTATTAATGGCCAGCAATTGCGCACAGGACAGAAGATCCGTGGATACACTGTCGGGAAGATATCGGCCAATCAGGTTGAACTGATCCGCGGAGATAAGCGCGTTAAGTTGACTCTGTTTACTACGGTCAAACAGGCGTCGAAATAG
- a CDS encoding tetratricopeptide repeat protein — protein sequence MSVINQMLKDLEKREQHAPVSATSPLVSGGRVERPPENLNFRWLAAVFLLVLLLLAGGWWLFAGNFSLPSTPATEVAEPTAVVQSTKMQGKPVLAGDNLAGKSEPQQPLTVVDAADRLSMVAQQNVPLMVEQPTEDPVRPQADLPVAKAKPQAKPEKMPDDKAVAVVVPKAEPVTETKAVVAPAPVVAEPPKAPKVMAIKEVRLSQGELAAAKFRKAEARIEAGDISGAQDLLRQVLAIKPDQAKARARLASLYYGQKNSGKAAEILSEGLKVQPGNVEFRLMLARIFQQGKNERQALAYLNQGPLPAAEDVDFHALRGALAQQLKQYADAVSSYRLLAQYQPEQGRWWLGWGIAADGLNDTQTALAAFQQALKSRNLSASAVSYAKKRIQQLGEL from the coding sequence ATGAGTGTGATCAATCAGATGCTCAAAGATCTGGAAAAGCGTGAGCAACATGCTCCGGTCAGTGCGACGTCACCGTTGGTGTCTGGCGGACGGGTTGAACGACCACCAGAAAACCTCAATTTTCGCTGGTTGGCCGCTGTTTTCTTGCTTGTGCTGCTTTTGCTTGCAGGGGGATGGTGGTTATTTGCGGGCAATTTCTCACTACCGAGCACCCCGGCAACTGAGGTTGCCGAGCCTACAGCTGTTGTCCAGTCCACAAAGATGCAAGGGAAGCCCGTGTTAGCTGGCGATAACCTTGCTGGAAAATCTGAACCGCAACAGCCTCTGACCGTCGTCGATGCAGCGGATCGCCTGTCGATGGTGGCGCAACAAAATGTGCCTCTTATGGTTGAACAGCCCACCGAAGATCCCGTGCGGCCGCAAGCTGATCTACCGGTAGCGAAAGCAAAGCCACAAGCAAAACCCGAAAAAATGCCGGATGACAAAGCAGTTGCTGTCGTTGTACCTAAAGCTGAGCCTGTCACTGAGACTAAAGCGGTGGTTGCACCCGCGCCAGTTGTGGCCGAACCGCCAAAAGCACCCAAAGTGATGGCGATCAAAGAGGTGCGTCTTAGTCAGGGTGAATTGGCAGCGGCGAAATTTCGCAAAGCCGAAGCGCGCATTGAGGCGGGAGATATTAGCGGAGCCCAAGACTTATTGCGTCAAGTGTTGGCGATTAAGCCTGATCAGGCAAAGGCGCGAGCGCGCTTAGCAAGCCTCTATTATGGCCAAAAGAATTCGGGCAAAGCGGCGGAAATATTGAGTGAAGGGCTAAAGGTACAGCCTGGTAACGTAGAGTTTCGCTTGATGCTGGCACGTATTTTTCAGCAAGGAAAAAATGAACGCCAAGCATTGGCGTACCTCAATCAAGGGCCACTGCCTGCGGCTGAAGATGTTGATTTTCATGCGTTGCGCGGTGCCTTGGCTCAACAGTTAAAACAGTATGCCGATGCGGTGAGCAGCTATCGCTTGTTGGCGCAATACCAGCCAGAGCAAGGGCGCTGGTGGTTGGGATGGGGGATTGCCGCTGATGGGCTAAATGATACCCAGACCGCGCTGGCAGCATTTCAGCAAGCGTTAAAAAGCCGCAATTTGTCTGCCTCCGCAGTCAGTTATGCTAAGAAACGAATTCAACAATTGGGAGAGCTGTAA
- the mshL gene encoding pilus (MSHA type) biogenesis protein MshL, producing the protein MLMKRSVIAICGLGLLLGCETTPKLAHTEQKQAIKEAIDNNRQNEQADIETTAPPADVMAELMPETQPAAPTLAGEALLQERRFEISADGVPARQFFASLVDDSSYSVAVHPDVVGDITLHLKDVTLAETLDVVTDIYGYDVRRSGKVLNIFPAGMRTETFSLDYLFMTRDGESRTTILTTRLTDDDDSNSNSDSSGGSDSYSDSSGSDSNSQGLSGTLIHTKSQTDYWTELTTILNSLVGDGTGRKVIVSPQSGLVTVHAYPEELRKVSDYLARSEETLQRQVLLEAKIIEVTLNDDFQQGINWERAVSHIGSTDFNFTNTAATLGNELTTNLGGIVNLSFSNSDFSGVISLLSTQGEVNVLSSPRISASNNQKALIKVGTDEYYVTDVSTTTVTGTATSTTPDIELTPFFSGISLDVTPQIDEDGTVLLHVHPSITDVTEENKVIVFGGDTIDLPLAVSDIRETDTVIKAHSGDVVVIGGLMTSLTGYTDSKVPLLGDIPFMGEFFTNKREFSSKAELVILIKPTLLTRESSTKELERSSELLERWYPEPEKEF; encoded by the coding sequence ATGCTGATGAAGCGAAGTGTTATTGCGATTTGTGGGTTAGGCCTGTTATTGGGCTGCGAAACGACGCCAAAACTGGCCCATACCGAGCAAAAACAAGCCATTAAGGAAGCGATTGATAATAACCGGCAAAATGAACAAGCGGATATAGAAACCACCGCGCCGCCGGCGGATGTGATGGCTGAATTGATGCCCGAGACCCAACCTGCCGCCCCGACCTTGGCAGGGGAGGCGTTACTGCAGGAGCGCCGTTTCGAGATCAGTGCCGATGGCGTTCCAGCGCGACAGTTTTTTGCCAGCTTGGTCGATGACTCCTCGTACAGCGTGGCTGTTCACCCTGATGTGGTGGGGGATATTACCTTACACCTGAAAGATGTCACTCTGGCTGAAACGCTCGATGTGGTGACAGATATATACGGCTACGATGTTCGACGCAGTGGCAAAGTGCTGAATATTTTCCCCGCCGGTATGCGAACCGAAACATTTTCCCTTGATTACCTGTTTATGACCCGTGACGGCGAGTCGCGGACGACCATCCTGACCACGCGTCTGACCGATGATGATGACAGTAATAGCAACAGTGATAGTTCAGGTGGCAGTGACAGCTATAGTGATTCCAGCGGTTCTGACAGTAACAGCCAGGGCTTAAGTGGCACGCTCATCCACACTAAGAGCCAAACGGATTATTGGACGGAGCTGACGACAATCTTGAATTCTCTGGTAGGAGATGGCACCGGACGGAAGGTGATTGTGAGCCCGCAATCCGGTTTGGTGACGGTTCATGCCTATCCTGAAGAGCTGCGCAAGGTCAGTGATTACTTGGCACGTTCGGAAGAAACGTTACAACGACAGGTTCTGCTGGAAGCTAAAATTATAGAGGTGACGCTGAACGATGATTTCCAGCAGGGGATCAACTGGGAGCGAGCGGTTAGCCATATAGGTAGCACCGATTTCAACTTCACCAATACAGCGGCGACGCTGGGTAACGAACTCACCACCAACTTGGGCGGTATCGTTAATCTTAGTTTTTCGAACAGTGATTTCAGTGGTGTTATCTCCCTGCTCTCAACGCAAGGGGAGGTGAACGTGCTGTCCAGTCCACGGATCTCTGCGTCCAACAACCAAAAGGCGCTAATTAAAGTGGGGACGGATGAGTATTATGTTACTGATGTGTCTACCACCACAGTGACTGGCACCGCGACCTCAACCACGCCTGATATCGAACTGACCCCGTTTTTTAGCGGTATCTCCCTTGATGTGACCCCGCAGATCGATGAAGACGGTACCGTTTTATTGCACGTTCACCCATCGATCACCGACGTGACTGAAGAGAACAAAGTGATTGTGTTTGGCGGCGACACCATCGATCTGCCGCTGGCGGTGAGCGATATTCGGGAAACCGATACAGTGATTAAAGCGCACAGTGGTGACGTGGTAGTCATTGGTGGTTTGATGACCTCATTGACAGGGTATACCGACTCTAAGGTGCCGCTGTTAGGTGATATTCCGTTTATGGGTGAGTTCTTCACTAATAAACGTGAGTTTTCGTCAAAAGCTGAGTTGGTTATCTTGATTAAGCCAACCTTGCTGACCCGTGAAAGCTCCACCAAGGAGTTAGAGCGCTCCTCGGAATTGTTAGAGCGTTGGTATCCTGAGCCGGAGAAAGAATTCTGA